A genome region from Serinus canaria isolate serCan28SL12 chromosome 19, serCan2020, whole genome shotgun sequence includes the following:
- the SLC13A2 gene encoding solute carrier family 13 member 2 isoform X2, with translation MAFSWQAVLACRKYLITVLVPLLFLPLPLALPTKEALCGYVIIVMALFWCTEALPLAVTALLPVLLFPLMNIMDSTTVCQEYLKDTNMLFLGGLMMAIAIETWNLHKRVALRVLLITGVRPALLLMGFMVVTAFLSMWISNTATTAMMVPIAQAVMEQLHKSEAESGTTGQGSEHTNKAFELQEKPPDSFKETEEKGNSHVLVVEEERKRNEEVEKKHLKLSKGMSLCICYSSSIGGIATLTGTTPNLVLQGQINDIYQGNGGIINFASWFSFAFPTMVVLLILAWIWLQILYLGFNFKKNFGCGVSPAAKAKEQQAYEIIKEESKKLGKMNFAEIEVSILFVLLVVLWFTREPGFIPGWATVLFNKDNTSYVTDATVALFVSVLLFILPSGFSNQDRDQEQTGEAKFRAPPALLDWKVVQEKMPWNIVFLLGGGFALAKGSEESGLSAWLGSKLTPLQSIPHPAIAFLLCLLVATFTECTSNVATTTLFLPILASMAEAICLNPLYVMLPCTLSASLAFMLPVATPPNAIVFSYGQLRVIDMAKAGFVLNILGVLTITLAINTWASSLFQLQTFPSWANRTGTCL, from the exons atGGCTTTCTcctggcaggcagtgctggcctgCAGGAAATACCTCATCACCGTCCTGGTCCCCCTCCTGtttctccctctgcccctggctctgcccaccAAG gaggcACTCTGTGGCTATGTGATCATAGTGATGGCACTTTTCTGGTGCACAGAAGCTCTGCCTTTGGCTGTCACAGCTCTCCTGCCCGTCCTGCTGTTCCCACTGATGAATATCATGGATTCAACAACA GTCTGTCAGGAGTACCTGAAGGACACCAACATGCTCTTTTTGGGGGGCCTAATGATGGCCATTGCCATCGAGACCTGGAACCTGCACAAGAGAGTGGCTCTGAGGGTCCTGCTGATCACTGGTGTCAGGCCAGCCCT ACTCCTGATGGGTTTCATGGTGGTGACAGCTTTCCTGTCCATGTGGATCAGCAACACAGCCACCACTGCCATGATGGTGCCCATAGCACAGGCCGTGATGGAGCAGCTGCACAAGTCAGAGGCAGAGTCTGGCACCACTGGCCAAGGGTCTGAACACACCAACAAAGCCtttgagctgcaggaaaagccacCTGACAGCTTCaaagagacagaggaaaaag GTAATTCTCATGTCCTGGTGGttgaggaagagagaaagagaaatgaagagGTTGAGAAGAAACACTTGAAGCTGTCCAAGGGAATGTCCCTCTGCATTTGTTACTCCTCCAGCATTGGAGGGATTGCCACTCTGACTGGGACCACCCCAAACCTGGTGCTGCAAGGACAAATTAATGA CATCTACCAAGGCAACGGTGGCATCATCAACTTTGCCTCCTGGTTCTCCTTCGCCTTCCCCACCATGGTGGTGCTGCTGATTTTGGCCTGGATTTGGCTGCAGATCCTCTACCTGGGCTTCAA ttttaaGAAGAATTTTGGTTGTGGTGTCAGTCCTGCTGCCAAGGCTAAGGAGCAGCAGGCCTATGAAATCATCAAGGAAGAGAGCAAGAAACTGGGCAAAATGAACTTTGCAGAAATTGAAGTTTCAATCCTCTTTGTTCTCCTGGTGGTGTTGTGGTTTACAAGAGAACCTGGGTTCATCCCAGGCTGGGCAACAGTTCTCTTCAACAAAGACAATACCAG ctaTGTCACTGATGCTACAGTCGCCCTCTTCGTCTCAGTTTTGCTCTTCATCCTCCCTTCTGGCTTTTCCAACCAGGACAGAGACCAGGAGCAAACAGGTGA ggcaaagTTCCgggcccctccagccctgctggactGGAAGGTGGTGCAGGAGAAGATGCCGTGGAACATCGTGTTCCTGCTGGGAGGTGGCTTTGCCTTGGCCAAAGGCAGCGAG gaatctGGCCTGtctgcctggctgggctccaAGCTGacccctctgcagagcatcCCTCACCCAGCCATTGCCTTCCTCCTGTGCCTCCTCGTCGCCACCTTCACCGAGTGCACCAGCAACGTGGCCACCACCACCCTCTTCCTCCCCATTCTGGCTTCCATG GCTGAAGCAATTTGCCTCAACCCTCTCTATGTCATGCTGCCCTGCACACTCTCTGCATCGCTGGCCTTCATGCTGCCCGTGGCAACTCCTCCCAATGCCATTGTCTTCTCCTATGGACAGCTCAGGGTTATTGATatg GCCAAAGCTGGGTTTGTGCTCAACATTCTGGGAGTTCTGACCATCACCCTGGCCATCAACACCTGGGCTTCATCCTTGTTCCAGCTGCAGACCTTCCCCTCGTGGGCCAACAGGACAGGGACCTGCCTGTGa
- the SLC13A2 gene encoding solute carrier family 13 member 2 isoform X1: MAFSWQAVLACRKYLITVLVPLLFLPLPLALPTKEALCGYVIIVMALFWCTEALPLAVTALLPVLLFPLMNIMDSTTVCQEYLKDTNMLFLGGLMMAIAIETWNLHKRVALRVLLITGVRPALLLMGFMVVTAFLSMWISNTATTAMMVPIAQAVMEQLHKSEAESGTTGQGSEHTNKAFELQEKPPDSFKETEEKGNSHVLVVEEERKRNEEVEKKHLKLSKGMSLCICYSSSIGGIATLTGTTPNLVLQGQINDIYQGNGGIINFASWFSFAFPTMVVLLILAWIWLQILYLGFNFKKNFGCGVSPAAKAKEQQAYEIIKEESKKLGKMNFAEIEVSILFVLLVVLWFTREPGFIPGWATVLFNKDNTSYVTDATVALFVSVLLFILPSGFSNQDRDQEQTGSRAKFRAPPALLDWKVVQEKMPWNIVFLLGGGFALAKGSEESGLSAWLGSKLTPLQSIPHPAIAFLLCLLVATFTECTSNVATTTLFLPILASMAEAICLNPLYVMLPCTLSASLAFMLPVATPPNAIVFSYGQLRVIDMAKAGFVLNILGVLTITLAINTWASSLFQLQTFPSWANRTGTCL; the protein is encoded by the exons atGGCTTTCTcctggcaggcagtgctggcctgCAGGAAATACCTCATCACCGTCCTGGTCCCCCTCCTGtttctccctctgcccctggctctgcccaccAAG gaggcACTCTGTGGCTATGTGATCATAGTGATGGCACTTTTCTGGTGCACAGAAGCTCTGCCTTTGGCTGTCACAGCTCTCCTGCCCGTCCTGCTGTTCCCACTGATGAATATCATGGATTCAACAACA GTCTGTCAGGAGTACCTGAAGGACACCAACATGCTCTTTTTGGGGGGCCTAATGATGGCCATTGCCATCGAGACCTGGAACCTGCACAAGAGAGTGGCTCTGAGGGTCCTGCTGATCACTGGTGTCAGGCCAGCCCT ACTCCTGATGGGTTTCATGGTGGTGACAGCTTTCCTGTCCATGTGGATCAGCAACACAGCCACCACTGCCATGATGGTGCCCATAGCACAGGCCGTGATGGAGCAGCTGCACAAGTCAGAGGCAGAGTCTGGCACCACTGGCCAAGGGTCTGAACACACCAACAAAGCCtttgagctgcaggaaaagccacCTGACAGCTTCaaagagacagaggaaaaag GTAATTCTCATGTCCTGGTGGttgaggaagagagaaagagaaatgaagagGTTGAGAAGAAACACTTGAAGCTGTCCAAGGGAATGTCCCTCTGCATTTGTTACTCCTCCAGCATTGGAGGGATTGCCACTCTGACTGGGACCACCCCAAACCTGGTGCTGCAAGGACAAATTAATGA CATCTACCAAGGCAACGGTGGCATCATCAACTTTGCCTCCTGGTTCTCCTTCGCCTTCCCCACCATGGTGGTGCTGCTGATTTTGGCCTGGATTTGGCTGCAGATCCTCTACCTGGGCTTCAA ttttaaGAAGAATTTTGGTTGTGGTGTCAGTCCTGCTGCCAAGGCTAAGGAGCAGCAGGCCTATGAAATCATCAAGGAAGAGAGCAAGAAACTGGGCAAAATGAACTTTGCAGAAATTGAAGTTTCAATCCTCTTTGTTCTCCTGGTGGTGTTGTGGTTTACAAGAGAACCTGGGTTCATCCCAGGCTGGGCAACAGTTCTCTTCAACAAAGACAATACCAG ctaTGTCACTGATGCTACAGTCGCCCTCTTCGTCTCAGTTTTGCTCTTCATCCTCCCTTCTGGCTTTTCCAACCAGGACAGAGACCAGGAGCAAACAG ggagcagggcaaagTTCCgggcccctccagccctgctggactGGAAGGTGGTGCAGGAGAAGATGCCGTGGAACATCGTGTTCCTGCTGGGAGGTGGCTTTGCCTTGGCCAAAGGCAGCGAG gaatctGGCCTGtctgcctggctgggctccaAGCTGacccctctgcagagcatcCCTCACCCAGCCATTGCCTTCCTCCTGTGCCTCCTCGTCGCCACCTTCACCGAGTGCACCAGCAACGTGGCCACCACCACCCTCTTCCTCCCCATTCTGGCTTCCATG GCTGAAGCAATTTGCCTCAACCCTCTCTATGTCATGCTGCCCTGCACACTCTCTGCATCGCTGGCCTTCATGCTGCCCGTGGCAACTCCTCCCAATGCCATTGTCTTCTCCTATGGACAGCTCAGGGTTATTGATatg GCCAAAGCTGGGTTTGTGCTCAACATTCTGGGAGTTCTGACCATCACCCTGGCCATCAACACCTGGGCTTCATCCTTGTTCCAGCTGCAGACCTTCCCCTCGTGGGCCAACAGGACAGGGACCTGCCTGTGa
- the SLC46A1 gene encoding proton-coupled folate transporter yields MAAMAAPPPAEPPVPPGRRRLSLPAVEPLLFLATVSLGLQGPLATQYLWDRLGADHGYSGRNSTDSSGCGDSNATADPLRQEVEALVSHWNLYINLGGFFVSLFSVTLFGAWSDSVGRRPALILPAAGMALQTGIYLLVMYLELHVAFFLLGRILSGLTGDYNLILASCFSYVADTSERGARTFRVAILEACLGTAGMVASIGGGQWRKAQGYINPFWLAFAASLAATLYAAFFLRESVKQKKAAKLFTLSHYKAVFKLYTAPEHPSSRWKLALYSLAFFLIVTVHFGAKDIYVLYELGFPLCWASDLIGYGSAASYLAYLSSLAGLRLLQVCLEDTWVAEIGLISNIAGLVVISLATTTPLMFTGYGILFLSMAATPVIRSKLSKLVSETEQGALFASVACVEGLCSLVSTGVFNSLYPATLHFMRGFPFLFGAIILLIPAAILGWIQIWDSKHDYNHFQDASLSPTKD; encoded by the exons ATGGCCGCCATGGCCGCTCCGCCGCCCGCCGagcccccggtgccccccggcCGGCGCCGCCTGTCGCTGCCCGCCGTGGAGCCGCTGCTGTTCCTGGCCACCGTGtcgctggggctgcagggcccgCTGGCCACCCAGTACCTGTGGGACCGGCTGGGGGCCGACCACGGCTACAGCGGCCGCAACAGCACCGACTCCTCCGGCTGCGGGGACAGCAACGCTACCGCCGACCCCCTGCGGCAG GAGGTGGAAGCTCTGGTGTCCCACTGGAACCTCTACATCAACCTGGGAGGTTTCTTCGTCAGCCTCTTCTCCGTGACTCTCTTCGGCGCATGGAGCGACAGCGTGGGCCGGCGCCCGGCGCTCATCCTGCCGGCAGCGGGCATGGCCCTGCAGACAGGCATCTACCTGCTGGTCATGTACCTGGAGCTGCACGTCGCCTTCTTCCTCCTGGGACGCATCCTGAGCGGCCTCACGGGCGACTACAACCTGATCCTGGCCAGCTGCTTCTCCTACGTGGCCGACACCAGCGAGCGCGGTGCGCGGACGTTCCGTGTGGCCATCCTCGAGGCGTGCCTGGGCACCGCGGGCATGGTGGCCAGCATCGGCGGTGGCCAGTGGCGCAAGGCCCAGGGCTACATCAACCCCTTCTGGCTGGCCTTTGctgccagccttgctgccaCTCTCTACGCCGCTTTCTTCCTGCGGGAGTCAGTGAAGCAGAAGAAGGCGGCCAAGCTGTTCACGCTCAGCCACTACAAGGCTGTGTTCAAGCTGTACACGGCCCCCGAGCACCCGAGCTCCAGGTGGAAGCTGGCTCTGTACTCCCTGGCTTTCTTTCTGATTGTCACGGTGCATTTTGGAGCCAAGGACATCTATGTTTTGTACGAGCTCGgcttccctctgtgctgggcttcTGATCTCATCGGCTACGGCTCGGCCGCCAGCTACCTGGCTTACCTGAGCAGCCTGGcggggctgaggctgctgcaggtcTGCCTTGAGGACACCTGGGTGGCAGAGATAGGATTGATCTCCAACATTGCTGGGCTGGTGGTGATTTCCCTTGCTACCACAACGCCACTGATGTTTACAG GTTATGGAATTCTGTTCCTTTCCATGGCAGCCACTCCAGTCATCAGATCCAAGCTCTCCAAGCTGGTCAGTGAGACAGAGCAAG GTGctctttttgcttctgttgCCTGCGTGGAAGGGCTGTGTTCACTCGTGTCTACAGGAGTGTTCAACTCTCTCTACCCTGCCACCTTGCACTTCATGAGGGGATTCCCATTTCTCTTTGGGGCTATAATTCTCCTTATTCCAGCAGCTATCCTTGG GTGGATACAAATCTGGGATTCAAAACATGACTACAACCACTTCCAAGATGCTTCCCTGTCCCCCACCAAAGACTGA